The Dehalococcoidia bacterium genome window below encodes:
- a CDS encoding MgtC/SapB family protein, translating into MALVGRFVLAAVLGGLIGLERELEGYPAGARTLALVALGAALFTSVSRLLGGDDRVAAGIVTGIGFLGAGVIFREGYTVRGITTAAAIWAVAALGMAVALELYLAAGLGTAMVMLTLAARPLTRRLDQAIRQRLGLARSLRREGDEGHG; encoded by the coding sequence ATGGCCTTGGTAGGCCGCTTCGTCCTCGCTGCCGTCCTGGGCGGGCTCATCGGTCTGGAGCGCGAGCTAGAGGGCTATCCAGCTGGTGCGCGCACCTTGGCGCTGGTAGCCCTGGGGGCAGCCCTTTTTACGTCTGTGTCCCGTCTCCTTGGCGGTGACGACCGGGTAGCTGCGGGCATCGTCACCGGCATCGGCTTCCTCGGGGCGGGGGTCATCTTCCGCGAGGGCTACACGGTGCGGGGCATCACCACCGCTGCCGCCATATGGGCGGTGGCGGCCTTGGGCATGGCTGTGGCCCTTGAGCTTTACCTGGCTGCGGGCCTGGGCACCGCTATGGTGATGCTCACTTTGGCGGCGCGGCCCCTCACCAGACGGCTCGACCAGGCCATCCGCCAGCGCCTGGGCCTGGCGCGCAGCCTGCGGCGGGAAGGAGATGAGGGACATGGTTGA